A single Thermoanaerobacterium sp. RBIITD DNA region contains:
- a CDS encoding DUF4829 domain-containing protein — MKYQKKLTAVLLITIFLLSVVITGFTSISKASTKESLGVSDATNFDDPITVISGMVQAINEQDPYEYMTYFTNSNRTAMTQFLSSNKSESFFKEKQAKLIQIKELPKDIDIEAAGISSGENLNLDDTRIYYAEINFKVDKEDKWLYNGTNYRVIVVTKEDGNWKIVRLSVPSIEYLKDTGNGFNSKDENIAVKIESTLERKGQVMNMKGAVIDNIAATEEQLKNEK, encoded by the coding sequence ATGAAATATCAAAAAAAATTAACAGCAGTATTACTTATAACCATATTTTTACTGAGTGTAGTGATTACGGGCTTTACTTCAATATCGAAAGCAAGCACAAAAGAATCACTTGGTGTGAGTGATGCAACAAATTTTGATGATCCTATTACAGTAATTTCAGGCATGGTTCAGGCGATTAATGAACAGGATCCTTATGAGTATATGACCTATTTTACCAATTCTAATCGCACAGCTATGACACAGTTTCTTTCAAGTAATAAATCAGAGTCATTCTTTAAAGAGAAGCAAGCAAAGTTGATTCAAATTAAGGAGCTCCCAAAGGACATAGATATAGAAGCAGCAGGCATATCATCTGGAGAAAACTTAAATTTGGATGATACACGTATTTATTATGCTGAAATTAACTTTAAAGTGGATAAAGAAGATAAATGGCTATATAATGGTACAAACTATCGTGTTATTGTTGTTACAAAAGAAGATGGAAACTGGAAAATAGTCAGGCTATCAGTTCCATCTATAGAATACTTAAAAGATACTGGCAATGGATTTAATTCAAAGGATGAAAATATTGCTGTTAAAATTGAAAGTACTCTTGAGAGAAAAGGACAAGTAATGAATATGAAGGGTGCAGTTATTGATAATATTGCTGCAACAGAAGAACAGTTAAAAAATGAAAAATAG
- a CDS encoding C39 family peptidase: MNSGTITTKKISGVPDLTWYKGCAPTSAANLIYYWDAHGYPNLVINETTNQVIEKLAMNMGTDSNGSTNVLFIMSGTIQYIKSKGYTNFDGYDLNPPSYYDIRNEINNSRPLLLSVIGHPTYENHTMACVGYEYVTELGEITEEYVIVHDTWSETPTDVYIAFDGTFKYAHIFIP, translated from the coding sequence ATGAATAGTGGAACAATAACTACGAAGAAAATAAGTGGTGTTCCAGATTTGACTTGGTATAAAGGCTGTGCTCCTACATCAGCAGCTAACTTGATTTATTATTGGGATGCTCATGGATATCCTAACCTTGTTATTAATGAAACTACTAATCAAGTAATAGAAAAATTGGCAATGAATATGGGAACAGATAGTAATGGTTCTACTAATGTTTTATTTATTATGTCTGGTACTATTCAATATATAAAATCAAAAGGATATACAAATTTTGATGGTTATGATTTAAATCCTCCTAGCTATTATGATATAAGGAATGAAATAAATAATTCAAGACCCCTATTATTATCGGTAATAGGACATCCAACTTATGAAAATCATACAATGGCATGTGTTGGATATGAATACGTAACAGAACTTGGAGAAATAACAGAAGAATATGTAATAGTACATGATACATGGAGTGAAACTCCTACAGATGTGTATATTGCATTTGATGGGACTTTCAAATATGCACATATATTTATTCCATAA
- a CDS encoding sigma factor-like helix-turn-helix DNA-binding protein — protein sequence MGESDVEFAFIKFIEKSINYEAVKAIKKYNDIKKKELLTLELPDYNGNIENDGKIIDSTVYDNVLIENEIIDRLMISKCKELLEAEEFNVVMLNIMQDIPQKEVAKMLNKSQSSISKIKKKALKKIRKFMEGS from the coding sequence ATGGGAGAGAGCGATGTAGAATTTGCATTTATTAAGTTTATTGAAAAATCTATTAATTATGAAGCAGTAAAAGCCATAAAAAAATATAATGACATTAAAAAGAAAGAACTTTTAACATTAGAGTTACCAGATTACAATGGCAATATTGAAAATGATGGGAAAATTATTGACAGTACGGTATACGATAATGTGTTAATTGAAAATGAAATAATAGATAGATTAATGATTTCAAAATGCAAGGAACTGTTGGAAGCGGAAGAATTTAATGTTGTAATGCTAAATATAATGCAAGATATACCACAAAAAGAGGTAGCTAAAATGTTAAATAAATCACAATCATCCATAAGCAAGATTAAGAAAAAAGCCCTTAAGAAAATAAGAAAGTTTATGGAGGGTTCTTGA
- a CDS encoding helix-turn-helix domain-containing protein, with the protein MCKNKSLFEIILKAKEGDKDAMQEIILRFQPLIKKNMRNVDMDIKDDISQDIVEVIIKAIKKFDIK; encoded by the coding sequence ATGTGTAAAAATAAAAGCCTTTTTGAAATTATTTTAAAGGCTAAAGAAGGTGATAAAGATGCTATGCAAGAGATAATATTGCGATTTCAGCCTCTTATAAAGAAAAACATGAGAAATGTTGATATGGACATAAAAGATGATATAAGTCAGGATATTGTTGAGGTAATAATAAAAGCAATCAAAAAATTTGATATAAAATGA
- a CDS encoding C39 family peptidase — protein sequence MKRLVSLILCLSLALSVTIAYADLSTNEQSIGEVSAESKKLSDQKIVETAKRLEVLNKKVSNGQVNPMSDPQIPPSKILSTSGYIAQPDNSTCGPTSAHNLLLSWGKNISIDTLKKDLGYNGQTPFGDAWKTTLNNYTNSTYYVVTWSPSQTTIWNAFVGDTIDGHPFILDTHMSSENGYLEGYSGSTWWHYVTGIGYSGYNLNSDNSKYGIYFDPYDGRVGTFGQHSLELPKWVKLVSERGIVW from the coding sequence ATGAAAAGGTTAGTATCGCTCATTTTATGCTTATCTTTAGCTTTATCTGTGACAATCGCTTATGCAGATCTTTCTACTAATGAACAATCAATAGGTGAAGTATCAGCTGAGTCAAAAAAACTTTCTGATCAAAAAATAGTTGAAACGGCAAAGCGGTTAGAAGTGTTAAACAAAAAAGTTTCTAATGGACAAGTAAATCCTATGAGTGATCCACAAATACCACCAAGCAAAATATTAAGTACTTCCGGATATATTGCACAACCTGATAATAGTACATGTGGACCTACTTCTGCTCATAATCTGCTCTTAAGCTGGGGTAAAAATATATCTATAGATACACTGAAGAAAGATTTGGGATATAATGGTCAAACTCCTTTTGGAGATGCATGGAAAACGACGCTTAATAATTATACAAATTCAACTTATTATGTAGTTACTTGGAGCCCTAGTCAGACAACAATTTGGAATGCTTTCGTTGGGGACACAATTGATGGACACCCATTTATATTAGATACACATATGTCGTCTGAAAATGGTTATCTTGAAGGTTATTCTGGATCAACATGGTGGCATTATGTAACAGGAATTGGATATAGTGGCTATAATTTAAATTCAGACAATAGTAAATATGGAATATACTTTGATCCGTATGATGGACGTGTGGGTACTTTTGGCCAGCATTCTTTGGAACTGCCCAAATGGGTAAAATTAGTATCAGAAAGAGGAATAGTTTGGTGA
- a CDS encoding transposase, producing the protein MAFKPNEYQQITIDDRFLNLDERTKTFVLNSWAKGFAEIIFPAINEKRFSVLYSDNPASRPNSPVNAIIGALILKEMFNLTDDELLASILCDVRFQYALHTTSFKSQPFSDRTFSRFRERLYLYNLETGRDLLHEEMEAMANVFVKYFNINPSVKRMDSIMVSSSCKKMSRLEILYTCVANMVKAVYKTGEYQHLKNMEHYLDEDDRNKTIYHRKNEEITKRLQEIIEDAYTLIKELGEAYAELPEYQLLQRVLKEQTEITEEGKIVPVEKEKISPDSLQNPSDPDATYRKKAGKDHKGYVANIVETIDEKGSIITSYDYDVNTHSDSSFCKETIEKLGKQEKEITIIADGAYSSIENIELADKNNIELITTALIGKLPDEIQSEFELDETTHEIIKCPRGEKPYKTRYYEKTGLYRASFNKKTCEHCPLREKCGAKLQKKSAYVLITAKTIQRASYLKKMSTEEYSVLQKIRNGVEGIPSILRRKYYVDVIPVRGLVRSKIWFSFKIGAINAKKILKMAAEMAATLYKNIKIKFILTKSGKNQAKLSLAA; encoded by the coding sequence ATGGCATTCAAACCAAACGAATATCAACAAATCACAATTGATGATAGATTCTTAAACTTGGATGAAAGAACAAAAACGTTTGTTTTAAATTCATGGGCAAAAGGCTTTGCTGAAATCATATTTCCAGCAATCAATGAGAAACGCTTTTCCGTATTGTACAGTGACAATCCCGCTTCTCGTCCAAACAGTCCTGTAAACGCAATAATTGGAGCCCTAATACTAAAAGAAATGTTTAATCTCACAGATGACGAACTATTAGCAAGCATCCTATGTGATGTCCGTTTCCAATACGCCCTTCACACTACAAGCTTCAAAAGTCAACCTTTCAGTGATAGGACTTTTAGCCGTTTTCGTGAAAGGCTATATCTTTACAATCTAGAAACAGGAAGAGACCTTCTTCATGAAGAAATGGAAGCCATGGCAAACGTATTTGTAAAATACTTTAATATAAATCCATCAGTAAAAAGAATGGACAGCATTATGGTATCATCCAGTTGCAAAAAAATGTCCAGATTAGAAATACTATACACATGCGTAGCAAATATGGTCAAGGCAGTATACAAAACAGGAGAATATCAACACCTCAAAAACATGGAACACTACCTAGATGAAGACGACAGAAACAAAACAATCTATCATAGAAAAAACGAAGAAATAACAAAAAGACTTCAAGAAATAATTGAAGATGCCTATACACTAATAAAAGAATTAGGAGAAGCATACGCTGAATTACCAGAATATCAGCTATTACAGCGTGTACTAAAAGAACAAACAGAAATAACAGAAGAAGGCAAGATAGTACCAGTAGAAAAAGAAAAAATAAGCCCTGATAGTCTTCAAAACCCAAGCGACCCAGATGCAACATATCGCAAAAAAGCAGGAAAAGACCATAAAGGCTATGTAGCTAACATAGTAGAAACAATAGACGAAAAAGGCTCCATAATAACCAGCTATGACTATGATGTAAACACACACAGCGATAGCAGCTTTTGCAAAGAAACAATAGAAAAGCTAGGGAAACAAGAAAAAGAAATAACAATAATAGCAGATGGAGCTTACAGCAGCATTGAAAACATAGAACTTGCAGATAAAAACAATATCGAACTAATAACAACAGCTCTTATAGGGAAATTGCCAGATGAAATACAAAGCGAATTTGAATTAGATGAAACGACCCATGAAATAATCAAATGCCCAAGAGGAGAAAAACCATACAAAACAAGATACTATGAAAAAACAGGATTATATAGAGCATCCTTCAATAAAAAAACATGTGAACATTGTCCACTAAGAGAAAAATGTGGAGCGAAGCTACAAAAGAAATCGGCATATGTACTGATAACAGCAAAAACAATACAAAGAGCAAGCTATTTGAAAAAGATGTCAACAGAAGAATACAGTGTACTTCAAAAGATAAGAAATGGAGTGGAGGGTATTCCATCAATACTAAGGCGCAAATATTATGTAGATGTGATACCTGTAAGGGGATTAGTGCGCTCAAAAATCTGGTTTTCATTCAAAATAGGAGCCATAAATGCAAAAAAAATACTGAAAATGGCAGCGGAGATGGCTGCAACTTTGTATAAAAATATCAAAATCAAATTTATTCTTACAAAATCAGGTAAAAATCAAGCAAAGTTATCATTAGCAGCTTAA
- a CDS encoding amidase domain-containing protein, whose translation MKKIFSIFILMILFICGAVINVNAYTNNENMNSKEITNIITEAYQYRTKSIVDPSYIDKLELFYAKYTKIYNFEKNRYKNYIEMADRLNIKILNIKSNVEISNIKLKNNDECQVDLKEIISFDWINSNDDPINSKTNKSDMGIDHKVTLIKKDNEWKIQKDEYTEGYLTNVTSPDFDVSQLKSLSVPEITHDNVVPYSPPGSTPYNRNAAANYAENYCLKYNPSYKSYDSVGGDCANFVSQCLYAGGAYYIGFGINSSTNWWYDNKNTSLTTDDVASTTWTYCPSQRPFILSGWGSETTSSSLSRGDIIYYDWAGDGIWDHVAIVTGFDSSGAPLVSCHTTDYHNIKWNYGGSSCKYSCIHINNYI comes from the coding sequence ATGAAAAAGATTTTCTCAATTTTTATTTTAATGATACTCTTTATATGTGGGGCAGTTATTAATGTAAATGCATACACAAATAACGAAAATATGAACAGTAAAGAAATCACTAATATAATTACAGAAGCATATCAATATAGGACAAAATCAATAGTTGATCCGTCTTATATAGATAAATTGGAGTTGTTTTATGCAAAATATACAAAAATTTATAATTTCGAAAAGAATAGATATAAAAATTATATTGAGATGGCAGATAGACTGAATATAAAAATATTAAACATTAAATCCAATGTAGAAATTAGTAATATTAAGTTAAAAAACAATGATGAATGTCAAGTTGATTTAAAAGAGATTATAAGTTTTGACTGGATAAATTCAAATGATGATCCAATTAATTCTAAGACTAACAAATCTGATATGGGTATTGATCATAAAGTTACATTAATTAAGAAAGATAATGAATGGAAAATACAAAAAGATGAATATACTGAAGGATATTTAACAAATGTTACTTCTCCGGATTTTGATGTTTCACAATTAAAATCACTGAGTGTACCTGAAATAACGCATGATAATGTAGTTCCATATTCACCACCAGGATCAACTCCTTATAATAGAAATGCAGCTGCTAACTATGCAGAAAATTATTGTTTGAAATATAATCCTAGTTATAAAAGCTATGATTCAGTTGGTGGTGACTGTGCAAATTTTGTTTCTCAGTGCTTATATGCTGGTGGGGCCTATTATATTGGATTTGGGATTAATAGTAGTACAAACTGGTGGTATGATAATAAAAATACTTCTTTAACTACAGATGATGTTGCATCTACTACATGGACATATTGTCCTTCTCAAAGACCTTTTATACTATCAGGGTGGGGTAGTGAAACAACTTCATCAAGTTTATCAAGAGGAGACATTATATATTATGATTGGGCTGGAGATGGTATATGGGATCACGTTGCTATAGTAACAGGCTTTGATAGTTCTGGCGCTCCCCTTGTTAGCTGTCATACTACCGATTATCACAATATAAAATGGAATTATGGTGGAAGTTCTTGCAAATATAGTTGCATACACATTAATAATTATATTTAA
- a CDS encoding SpoIID/LytB domain-containing protein, translated as MKHLIRLTAVLLITTFLIGIVITGFTSIPKASAKESVSLSNITNFDDPIAVIKGMIQAINDQDPYEYMNYFTDSNRTAMTQFLSTNKSESFFKEKEAKLIQIKELPKEVGVVAAGISSGENLNLDDTRVFYAEINFKVDREDKWLYNGTNHRVIVVTKEDGSWKIVRLSVPSIEYLKDTGNGFNSDDENIAAKIESTLDKKGQIMNMKGAVIDNIAASEKQLKDEKLNPRAIEPEIGIDSTAVDEHTRPSNIRVYMTNSVNINHYGSGTHLVDFGDYVYNVLPNEWGDWYNTAKTAVQAGAIAVKMYGWYHVYHPKWNFSPYYADVQDNINDQVYKYNSATTNFNSAVNDVGGIGVDILSGSAYVLFEVHYVAGTEGPGGQYSGTMWQYGTLYWAKQGKGYTYMCHYYWDRSSTQPIHFFYY; from the coding sequence ATGAAACATCTAATAAGATTAACAGCAGTACTGCTTATAACAACATTTTTAATAGGTATAGTGATTACAGGATTTACTTCAATACCGAAAGCAAGCGCAAAAGAATCGGTTAGTCTGAGCAATATAACAAATTTTGATGACCCTATTGCAGTAATTAAAGGGATGATTCAAGCAATTAACGATCAGGATCCTTATGAGTATATGAACTATTTTACCGATTCTAATCGCACAGCCATGACACAATTTCTTTCAACTAATAAGTCAGAATCATTCTTTAAAGAGAAAGAGGCTAAGTTGATTCAAATTAAAGAGCTTCCAAAGGAAGTAGGTGTAGTAGCTGCAGGTATTTCATCTGGAGAAAACTTAAATTTGGATGATACACGTGTTTTTTATGCCGAAATTAACTTTAAAGTGGATAGAGAAGATAAATGGCTATATAATGGTACAAACCATCGTGTTATTGTTGTCACAAAAGAAGATGGAAGCTGGAAAATAGTAAGGCTATCAGTCCCATCTATAGAATACTTAAAAGATACTGGCAATGGATTTAATTCAGATGACGAAAATATTGCTGCTAAAATCGAAAGTACTCTTGATAAAAAAGGACAAATAATGAATATGAAAGGTGCGGTTATTGATAATATTGCTGCAAGTGAAAAACAGCTAAAAGATGAGAAATTAAATCCTAGAGCTATTGAACCTGAAATAGGCATAGATAGCACAGCAGTTGATGAACATACGAGGCCTTCTAATATCAGGGTTTACATGACAAACTCAGTAAATATAAATCATTATGGTTCCGGAACTCACCTTGTTGATTTTGGAGATTATGTGTATAATGTACTGCCAAATGAATGGGGCGACTGGTACAATACGGCTAAAACAGCAGTTCAAGCAGGAGCTATAGCTGTAAAAATGTATGGTTGGTACCATGTGTATCATCCAAAATGGAATTTTAGCCCTTACTATGCTGACGTACAAGATAATATAAATGACCAAGTATATAAATACAATTCAGCGACAACTAATTTTAATAGTGCAGTTAATGATGTTGGAGGGATTGGTGTCGATATACTCAGTGGATCGGCTTATGTTCTATTTGAAGTGCATTACGTAGCAGGAACTGAAGGACCAGGCGGGCAATATAGTGGTACGATGTGGCAATATGGAACGTTATATTGGGCAAAACAAGGTAAAGGCTATACTTACATGTGCCATTATTATTGGGACAGATCGTCAACTCAGCCAATACATTTCTTTTACTATTAG
- a CDS encoding DUF5668 domain-containing protein: MGKKIIGIVLILLGLIYLNDNLGFLSRYGITLDMSNVWPLFILIPGIMMEVSYLKQRKNPEILVPGGILTSMGIIFYFDIFTNWIYSEYTWPLYILSVAIGLFQLYIISRDFVLMGLVMVITAAVILSYVSILYNQFSIAWLNPNLIISIMIILLGLALVIRSRRK; this comes from the coding sequence ATGGGAAAGAAAATAATCGGAATTGTACTTATATTGCTTGGGCTTATATATCTTAATGACAACCTTGGCTTTTTATCGAGATATGGAATAACATTAGATATGTCTAATGTATGGCCTCTTTTTATATTGATACCAGGGATCATGATGGAAGTAAGCTACTTAAAGCAAAGAAAAAATCCCGAAATATTAGTTCCAGGCGGAATACTTACATCAATGGGCATAATTTTTTACTTTGATATCTTTACAAACTGGATTTACTCTGAATACACATGGCCTTTATACATTCTATCTGTTGCAATAGGTCTTTTTCAGCTTTACATCATAAGCAGAGATTTTGTGCTAATGGGCTTAGTCATGGTCATAACGGCTGCTGTAATATTAAGCTATGTATCAATTTTGTACAACCAATTCTCCATCGCATGGCTTAATCCAAACTTGATAATCTCAATAATGATAATCTTATTGGGCCTTGCTTTAGTCATAAGAAGCCGGAGAAAATAG
- the argC gene encoding N-acetyl-gamma-glutamyl-phosphate reductase has protein sequence MVRVGILGATGYTGAELIRILSNHEDVQIKYLSSQNFNGKKIEDVYPSLKGFCSEKLQEYDTDKIIENCDVVFTALPSGYAVNIAEKLCKNGVKLIDLGADFRFDNFETYRDWYGSDKNGYGDIKRAYGLPELHRQEIKDALAVGNPGCYPTSAILGLSPALKSRIIENFIIIDSKSGVSGAGHSPKQGNMYAECNDNIKPYNVAKHRHIPEIEQELSHVNRKETKVVFTPHLTPMTRGILSTMYCRLIKEISAEDIYEIYNEFYKDEYFVKILDIGEYPSTKNVYGSNFCHIGFEIDKHSKTLIIMSAIDNLVKGASGQAVQNMNIMFGIEETRGLNMIPIFP, from the coding sequence ATGGTGAGAGTCGGCATACTTGGGGCAACCGGCTATACTGGTGCAGAGCTTATAAGGATCTTATCTAATCATGAAGATGTTCAGATAAAATATTTATCATCTCAAAATTTTAATGGTAAAAAGATTGAAGATGTATATCCTTCATTAAAAGGGTTTTGCAGCGAGAAGCTTCAGGAATATGACACTGATAAAATTATTGAGAATTGTGATGTGGTATTTACAGCACTTCCATCGGGGTATGCAGTAAATATAGCTGAAAAATTATGCAAAAATGGAGTAAAGCTTATTGACCTCGGCGCAGATTTTAGGTTTGATAATTTTGAAACATACAGAGATTGGTATGGAAGCGATAAAAATGGATATGGCGATATTAAAAGGGCGTATGGGCTTCCGGAACTTCATAGACAAGAGATTAAGGATGCTTTAGCGGTAGGAAATCCCGGATGTTATCCTACTTCTGCAATACTTGGTCTGTCACCTGCTTTAAAAAGCAGAATAATAGAAAATTTTATCATAATCGATTCTAAATCTGGAGTGTCCGGTGCCGGCCACAGCCCAAAACAGGGCAATATGTATGCAGAATGCAATGACAATATAAAGCCTTACAATGTTGCTAAGCACAGACACATACCCGAGATAGAGCAAGAGCTTTCACATGTGAATCGCAAAGAGACAAAAGTTGTTTTCACACCTCATTTAACGCCAATGACTAGAGGAATATTAAGCACCATGTACTGCAGGTTAATAAAAGAAATTTCAGCAGAAGATATATATGAGATATATAATGAATTCTACAAAGATGAGTATTTTGTAAAAATATTAGATATCGGTGAATATCCATCAACAAAAAATGTATACGGCTCAAATTTTTGCCACATAGGATTTGAAATTGATAAACATTCAAAAACACTGATAATCATGTCAGCAATAGACAATTTAGTAAAAGGTGCATCAGGGCAAGCTGTACAAAATATGAATATAATGTTTGGAATTGAAGAGACAAGGGGACTTAATATGATACCAATTTTTCCTTAG
- the argJ gene encoding bifunctional glutamate N-acetyltransferase/amino-acid acetyltransferase ArgJ — protein sequence MGDFEVIEGNVTSPKGFLASGVFAGIKKAKKDFALIYSEKKANVAASFTTNKVKAAPVLLDMEKIKNGEAQAIVINSGNANACTGKRGYEDACATADTAAKHLNIDSDDVLVCSTGVIGVTLPMDKVAKGIELAVQSLSRDGGKEAAKAILTTDTFSKEVAVKFAIKGVEVTIGGIAKGSGMISPNMATMLSFITTDANITKNALNRALKDTVKRSYNMISVDGDMSTNDTVIILANGEAGNPVIEDGTDDYEIFYKALEYVNKNLAKQIAKDGEGATKFMEVNVLHALTEDDAIIAAKATVNSSLVKTAIFGEDANWGRIIAAVGYSGADFIPEKTDIYLKSKIGEIKVCENGGYIQFDEDFAKEILKEKDISVIIDLNAGKYNAVAYGCDLSYDYVKINGSYRS from the coding sequence ATGGGAGATTTTGAGGTTATAGAAGGCAATGTCACATCACCTAAGGGATTTTTAGCTTCAGGTGTTTTTGCCGGCATAAAAAAAGCTAAAAAAGATTTTGCTTTGATATATTCAGAAAAAAAAGCAAATGTAGCAGCGTCATTTACGACAAACAAAGTGAAAGCTGCACCTGTGTTATTAGACATGGAGAAAATAAAAAATGGTGAAGCACAAGCCATAGTCATAAACAGCGGCAATGCCAATGCTTGCACTGGGAAAAGAGGCTACGAAGATGCGTGTGCTACGGCTGATACAGCAGCCAAGCACCTAAATATAGACAGTGATGATGTGCTTGTCTGTTCAACAGGTGTTATAGGTGTAACACTTCCAATGGATAAAGTTGCTAAGGGAATAGAGTTGGCGGTTCAAAGCTTATCAAGAGATGGCGGCAAAGAAGCTGCAAAAGCAATTCTTACTACAGATACATTTTCAAAAGAAGTAGCCGTAAAATTCGCTATAAAAGGTGTGGAAGTTACGATAGGCGGCATTGCTAAAGGTTCTGGAATGATATCGCCAAATATGGCGACTATGCTGTCTTTTATTACTACAGATGCCAATATAACAAAAAATGCTTTAAATAGAGCTTTAAAGGATACTGTAAAGAGATCTTACAACATGATATCTGTCGATGGAGACATGAGCACAAATGATACGGTGATAATACTAGCAAATGGCGAGGCCGGCAATCCTGTTATAGAAGATGGCACAGATGATTATGAAATTTTCTATAAAGCGCTTGAATATGTGAATAAGAATTTAGCAAAGCAGATAGCAAAAGATGGAGAGGGCGCTACAAAGTTCATGGAGGTAAATGTTCTTCATGCATTAACAGAAGATGATGCGATAATTGCGGCAAAGGCTACTGTAAACTCAAGTCTCGTAAAGACTGCAATTTTTGGTGAGGATGCCAATTGGGGAAGGATTATTGCCGCTGTTGGATATTCAGGAGCAGATTTCATACCAGAAAAAACTGATATATATTTAAAAAGTAAAATAGGTGAAATAAAAGTCTGTGAAAATGGTGGATATATACAGTTTGATGAAGATTTTGCAAAAGAGATACTTAAGGAAAAGGATATAAGCGTTATTATCGATTTAAATGCCGGAAAATATAATGCAGTAGCATATGGTTGCGATTTAAGCTATGATTATGTGAAAATAAACGGGAGCTACAGGTCATGA
- the argB gene encoding acetylglutamate kinase — translation MIKRQKYGDEIAKAEILIEALPYIKKFSGATIVIKYGGNAMVDCKIKRMVMEDIVLLKFVGLNPVIVHGGGPDINKMLEKLDIESKFVNGLRVTDEKTMEVVEMVLTGKINKEIVSLINDLGGRAIGISGKDGELLKAEKETKNGDIGYVGKIDKVNIDVIKMMLEKGYIPVIAPCAVGPEGKTYNVNADTAAGKIAEALKAEKFILLTDVEGILSDINDKNSVISRINLDNAKELLSTGQITGGMIPKLNCCVQAVENGVKRAHIIDGRLTHSLLLEIFTDEGIGTMIGKECFDDDNL, via the coding sequence ATGATAAAGAGGCAGAAATACGGCGATGAAATCGCAAAGGCAGAGATATTAATAGAAGCTCTCCCATATATAAAGAAATTTTCCGGCGCAACAATTGTTATAAAATACGGCGGCAACGCCATGGTCGACTGTAAAATTAAGAGAATGGTTATGGAAGACATAGTACTATTGAAATTTGTTGGATTAAATCCTGTTATAGTTCATGGCGGTGGACCTGATATAAACAAGATGCTTGAAAAGCTTGATATAGAATCAAAATTTGTAAATGGATTAAGGGTAACCGACGAAAAGACGATGGAAGTTGTTGAGATGGTTTTGACAGGAAAGATAAATAAAGAGATTGTATCTCTCATAAATGATCTAGGTGGCCGTGCAATAGGGATAAGTGGTAAAGATGGAGAACTATTAAAGGCTGAGAAAGAAACAAAAAATGGCGATATAGGATATGTTGGAAAAATAGATAAGGTAAATATTGATGTAATAAAAATGATGCTCGAAAAGGGTTATATACCAGTTATTGCTCCATGTGCTGTTGGGCCAGAGGGGAAAACCTATAATGTAAATGCAGATACAGCAGCAGGAAAGATTGCAGAGGCATTAAAGGCGGAGAAGTTCATATTGCTGACAGATGTAGAAGGCATTCTATCTGATATTAATGACAAGAATAGTGTTATATCAAGAATAAATTTAGATAATGCAAAAGAACTTCTAAGTACTGGGCAAATAACGGGCGGCATGATACCGAAACTCAACTGCTGTGTACAGGCGGTTGAAAATGGTGTTAAAAGAGCCCATATTATAGATGGTAGGCTTACACATTCGCTATTACTCGAAATTTTCACTGATGAAGGTATTGGTACAATGATTGGAAAGGAGTGTTTTGATGATGATAACCTCTGA